ATCAAGCGGTAGAAGCACTGAACGAGTTCTACACGATGGAGCAATCGGGAAATTTCGGAGGTTCATGGGAGCTTTTTCATTCGCAAATAAAAAAGAAATTCGAGAAATCTACGTATGTACAGCAGCGTGCGCACGTTTTTATGCAGGATATGGGGACGGATACGTTCACGTTTGAACTGGGGGAGCCGCAGACTGAATATGACATTCGTACGGATCAGAATGGAGAAGAGTTAGGGAAAGTTTACCGTATTACGGTCACTCAGCATTACAAGACCCGATTCGGTAATTTTGATATCGTACAGCCTTGTTATGTGACGCAGGAAGATGAGAAATGGCGGGTGCTTTGGATATACAAGGACAAGGAATAGAGGTTGCGAGGTGTTTCTAAAAGGTTAAATATGGTACAATACTTCCAAAACCGGAAATGTACAGTAAATGGATAACAGCTTCACTCCGGATGGAAGGAGTTTCATAGCATGCAGCAAGCGACAGGACAGGTTCCCGTCATACGTATGGAGGGTGTGAGTAAAATCATTTCCTCCAAAGCGATCGTGGATGATCTGACGCTGGAGGTTCCGGCGGGGCAGGTATTTGGTTTCCTTGGACCCAATGGTGCGGGAAAAACGACAACCATCCGTATGATGGTTGGCCTGATTTCGATCAGCAAGGGCGATATTCATATTTGTGGAGACAGCATTAATACTGATTTTGAAAAGGCCGTTTCCCATGTCGGAGCGATTGTTGAGAACCCGGAGATGTACAAGTTTTTGACAGGCTATCAAAATTTGCAGCATTTTGCGCGAATGTCTCCTGGGGTGACCCAAGAACGCGTGGATGAAGCGATTCGTTTGGTGGGACTCGGAAACCGGATTCACGATAAAGTAAAAACCTATTCGCTCGGGATGCGACAGCGACTTGGAGTAGCTCAGGCGATTTTGCATCGACCGAAGCTGCTTGTGCTGGACGAGCCGACCAATGGTTTGGACCCGCAGGGTATTCGTGAACTGCGGGATTATTTACGTCAATTGACCCGTACGGAGGGAATTACCGTATTCGTATCAAGTCATTTGTTGTCCGAGATGGAGCTGATGTGCGACCGTGTAGCCATTATTCAGAGCGGACGGCTGGTTGATATCAAGCAACTGAAGAACACAGGGGAGGAAGTGCAGACGGCGGAAATTGCTTTTGAGGTAAATGATGCCGAACAAGCCTATGCGCTTGCTGGAGCAGGACGCGTTGAAGGTAATCAACTGCTGCTTCACCTGGAGCGGGAACAGATTGCAGAGATGAACAGCCTGCTGGCTGCAAACGGAATTAAAGTATATGCGATTCGCCCGGTTGCCCGTACGCTGGAAGATCAATTTTTGGAAGTGACGGGAGGCGGGTTTATTGGGTGATTTCTTCAAACTGGTACATAACGAAAATCTGAAAATTTACCTGCGTGTGCGCACATGGATTATGCTGGGATTGCTGGCGGTCATCACTGCTGCGATTCCGATGCTGATCTCCCTGGTTTCCGATCAGGTCAGTGTGTGGGATGGGATTGCGTTGACGACGTTGTTTACGTTTTTCCTCAATACGACGTTTACGGTCATTGTAGCTGCTGATTCGGTGGCTGGTGAATTTACTTGGGGAACGATTAAGCTGCTGCTCATCCGACCTTGGACTCGCAGCAAAATATTGTTGTCCAAGTATATATCCGTGATTTTGTTCAGTTTGCTCGGAACGATCATTTTGATCTTGATGGTTACGCTGTCCTCATGGCTGATGTTATCCAAGGATGCACCAGCGGGTTCTGTTCCGCTGTTCAGTGATCCGATATCTTACGTAACGTTGAACTTCTTGTATAGCTATATTGCCTTGTTCGTGACGATGGCCTTTGCTTTTATGCTGTCCGCTGTTTTCCGTTCCAGTGCCTTGGCGATTGGGCTGTCGCTGTTCATGATG
The Paenibacillus peoriae DNA segment above includes these coding regions:
- a CDS encoding ABC transporter permease, with product MGDFFKLVHNENLKIYLRVRTWIMLGLLAVITAAIPMLISLVSDQVSVWDGIALTTLFTFFLNTTFTVIVAADSVAGEFTWGTIKLLLIRPWTRSKILLSKYISVILFSLLGTIILILMVTLSSWLMLSKDAPAGSVPLFSDPISYVTLNFLYSYIALFVTMAFAFMLSAVFRSSALAIGLSLFMMFTKTIYNSIGLFSTDRFEWTKYVLFTHMDLKKYLDMPPGTVSSSLTFSLTVLAAYYVIFIAIAWVVFVKRDVST
- a CDS encoding ABC transporter ATP-binding protein, coding for MQQATGQVPVIRMEGVSKIISSKAIVDDLTLEVPAGQVFGFLGPNGAGKTTTIRMMVGLISISKGDIHICGDSINTDFEKAVSHVGAIVENPEMYKFLTGYQNLQHFARMSPGVTQERVDEAIRLVGLGNRIHDKVKTYSLGMRQRLGVAQAILHRPKLLVLDEPTNGLDPQGIRELRDYLRQLTRTEGITVFVSSHLLSEMELMCDRVAIIQSGRLVDIKQLKNTGEEVQTAEIAFEVNDAEQAYALAGAGRVEGNQLLLHLEREQIAEMNSLLAANGIKVYAIRPVARTLEDQFLEVTGGGFIG